The Haloplanus sp. CK5-1 genome contains a region encoding:
- a CDS encoding DUF5684 domain-containing protein, translating into MNLYALYRIHVGVARAFGKGVGFGLGLTFLAPVFFPLLGFGDYRYTG; encoded by the coding sequence GTGAACCTCTACGCGTTGTACAGGATTCACGTCGGCGTCGCCCGCGCCTTCGGCAAGGGGGTCGGCTTCGGTCTCGGCCTGACTTTCCTCGCGCCCGTTTTCTTCCCCTTGCTCGGATTCGGCGACTACCGATACACCGGGTGA
- a CDS encoding PAS domain-containing protein yields the protein MTDEDDGVVSIFSQFQDVTERTTRQRELEAQVTAMEAASDGIAILDHDGEFVYTNPSHAAIYGFDNPDGGCHRTLLTP from the coding sequence GTGACCGACGAGGACGACGGGGTCGTCAGTATCTTCTCTCAGTTTCAGGACGTCACTGAACGTACAACTCGGCAACGGGAGTTGGAAGCACAGGTGACAGCGATGGAAGCAGCGTCGGATGGCATCGCTATCCTCGACCACGACGGGGAGTTCGTCTACACGAACCCGAGTCACGCGGCCATCTATGGGTTCGATAATCCGGACGGAGGGTGTCATAGAACTCTTCTCACACCGTGA
- a CDS encoding transposase, with amino-acid sequence MRSATLQDDPSVESFFNAVETETLALFEHLSFEFLEGFDVFAPAETGRTRDLEPPEMMRGFLHCYYKNIYGIRPVARELNNTVVWLSCSFDRPPSRDAVDRFLTDLEHVVDRVFDHLVEQAALRGLLDLTYSIDSTDVRAMPADPDASKCYDPTDDEYYYGYGCTIVSTGQKIPIAAEFTESKQAPEETAMRVTRDALAVGKPMWMLGDSAYDTLDWHDHLLAAGVVPVAPYNPRNTDDPKDIEYRVEDRIEKHSNDVQLKQSTLDETYNRRSGVERTNESVKGCGLGRTHARGRVHARAQVFLALCLRLVVAITNYERGDNPGSTIITV; translated from the coding sequence ATGCGTTCAGCGACCCTGCAAGATGATCCTTCGGTAGAATCGTTCTTCAATGCCGTGGAAACGGAGACGTTGGCGTTGTTCGAGCACCTCTCCTTCGAGTTTCTTGAAGGGTTCGACGTGTTCGCCCCGGCGGAGACGGGGCGAACACGAGATCTTGAGCCGCCCGAGATGATGCGTGGCTTTCTCCATTGCTATTACAAGAACATCTACGGTATCCGTCCGGTTGCACGAGAACTGAACAACACCGTTGTCTGGCTCAGCTGTAGCTTCGATCGACCGCCGTCGAGAGACGCGGTCGATCGATTCCTCACTGATCTTGAGCACGTTGTTGACCGGGTCTTCGACCATCTCGTCGAGCAGGCCGCCTTGCGGGGCCTGCTCGACTTGACGTATTCTATCGATTCAACCGACGTGAGAGCGATGCCCGCCGATCCAGACGCATCGAAGTGCTATGATCCAACCGATGACGAGTACTACTACGGCTACGGCTGCACGATCGTCTCAACCGGGCAAAAGATCCCGATTGCAGCCGAGTTCACCGAGAGCAAACAAGCACCAGAAGAGACGGCGATGCGCGTCACGCGTGACGCGCTCGCCGTCGGGAAACCGATGTGGATGCTTGGAGACAGTGCCTACGACACGCTCGACTGGCACGACCACCTGCTGGCCGCAGGGGTCGTGCCAGTCGCTCCGTACAATCCACGAAACACCGACGACCCGAAAGATATCGAGTACAGGGTAGAAGACCGCATTGAAAAACACAGCAACGACGTTCAGCTGAAGCAATCAACGCTAGACGAGACGTACAACCGCCGGAGTGGCGTCGAACGAACCAACGAATCAGTCAAGGGCTGCGGCCTCGGGCGAACGCACGCCCGAGGCCGCGTCCATGCACGAGCGCAGGTGTTCCTCGCGTTGTGTCTGCGCCTCGTCGTCGCAATCACCAACTACGAACGCGGAGACAATCCGGGAAGCACAATCATCACGGTGTGA
- a CDS encoding PAS domain S-box protein, whose amino-acid sequence MGEEGKWQGEMTVTTAAGRVLRQELTLTQLDDGRAVCVVRDITDRANLESELTDTVERYETLVENFPEGGVFLYNEGHECILAGGAGLSSHGLSTDEVVGSRPSDRYPPEIVEELEGHIRDAFEGAHSRFEQAYGDQYYRIWTLPVGDDEAPDHVMAVSQEITDRKEREQAIEDLHGTARSFIQAETSEEIADITVNAARDILDLPASSVHLYDEESDNLPPAAWTDRFDAIIGKPPTFSDGESLGWEVFESGEPHVYNDVSAAPGRLNPDADVGSRIILPLGDHGVFLIGSESTDAFDETDESLARTLATHATSAFTRIRQEQKLREERIFIDQALDTLADLFYVIEPDGTLRKWNDRFSEAVGYTDEQIGDMRAVDFFPEDDRERVADTIEEAVTTGCPSTTTVCVRRIRDTTT is encoded by the coding sequence TTGGGTGAGGAGGGAAAGTGGCAAGGTGAAATGACTGTCACAACCGCCGCAGGCCGGGTCCTCCGTCAAGAATTGACGCTCACACAGTTAGACGACGGGCGAGCCGTCTGTGTCGTTCGGGATATCACCGACCGGGCGAATCTCGAAAGCGAACTGACAGACACCGTTGAACGGTACGAGACACTCGTAGAGAACTTCCCCGAAGGCGGTGTCTTCCTCTACAACGAAGGTCACGAGTGCATTCTTGCAGGAGGGGCTGGGCTCTCCAGTCACGGGTTGTCCACTGACGAGGTCGTCGGTTCCCGGCCGAGTGACCGCTACCCACCGGAGATTGTTGAAGAGCTTGAAGGTCACATTCGGGATGCCTTCGAGGGGGCACACAGCAGGTTCGAGCAGGCGTACGGCGACCAGTACTACCGGATCTGGACGCTACCGGTCGGAGACGATGAGGCCCCCGATCACGTAATGGCGGTCTCGCAAGAGATCACCGACCGCAAGGAACGCGAGCAGGCGATCGAGGACTTGCACGGTACCGCTCGGTCGTTTATACAAGCTGAGACGTCCGAGGAGATTGCGGACATTACTGTCAACGCAGCTCGAGACATCCTCGATCTGCCAGCCAGTTCAGTACACCTCTACGACGAGGAGAGCGACAATCTGCCACCAGCTGCATGGACTGATCGGTTCGACGCGATCATCGGAAAACCTCCGACGTTCTCCGATGGCGAAAGCCTCGGATGGGAGGTGTTCGAATCGGGTGAGCCACACGTCTACAATGACGTTTCGGCCGCCCCCGGACGTTTGAACCCGGACGCGGACGTTGGCAGCCGGATCATCCTTCCGCTCGGCGATCACGGAGTCTTCCTGATCGGATCGGAATCGACCGACGCGTTCGATGAGACGGATGAGTCGCTCGCACGTACGCTTGCGACCCACGCGACGAGCGCATTCACCCGGATCAGGCAAGAACAAAAACTCCGTGAAGAGCGAATCTTCATCGACCAGGCCCTCGATACACTCGCGGATCTCTTCTACGTCATCGAACCGGATGGTACGTTACGTAAGTGGAACGACCGGTTTTCGGAAGCCGTGGGCTACACAGACGAACAAATCGGCGACATGCGGGCAGTCGACTTCTTCCCCGAGGATGACCGTGAGCGGGTAGCCGACACGATCGAGGAGGCAGTGACTACCGGTTGTCCGTCAACGACCACCGTATGTGTGCGACGTATCCGTGACACGACGACATAG
- a CDS encoding tyrosine-type recombinase/integrase, which produces MSDELEPIDPDEAVQMYLHERRPEVASSTLQSHEYRLKHLIRWCEQEGVDNLNELSGRDLHRYKLWRQEDGDLTKASLKTQMDTVRVFISFCESIDAVVPQLHEKVLSPTLSGSDNQRDVMLESERADEILGHLRRFEYASLEHVLLCLLWRTGVRAGGVRALDVDDYDPNEERLKVQHRDETPLKNKEDGERYIALTTETCTVVEDWIAYERPDVVDDEGREPLLATKQGRPHISTVRDIVYRWTRPCQYGSGCPHDRDPDECEAGKHGHASKCPSSVSSHAVRRGAITHFLTEDVPEKVVSDRMNVSQEVLDEHYDRRSEEVKVEQRREYLDGM; this is translated from the coding sequence ATGTCCGACGAACTCGAACCCATCGACCCCGACGAAGCCGTACAGATGTACCTGCACGAGCGTCGACCCGAAGTCGCCTCATCGACGCTCCAGTCCCACGAGTACCGCCTCAAGCACCTCATCCGATGGTGCGAGCAGGAAGGCGTCGACAACCTCAACGAACTGTCTGGGCGTGACCTGCACCGCTACAAGCTCTGGCGGCAGGAAGACGGTGACCTGACCAAGGCGAGCCTGAAGACCCAGATGGACACAGTGCGGGTGTTCATCAGTTTCTGCGAATCGATCGACGCCGTCGTGCCCCAACTCCACGAGAAGGTACTGTCGCCGACGCTCTCGGGAAGCGACAACCAGCGGGACGTGATGCTCGAAAGCGAGCGAGCCGACGAGATCCTCGGCCACCTGCGACGCTTCGAGTACGCCTCACTGGAACACGTCCTTCTCTGCCTCCTCTGGCGCACGGGTGTCAGAGCAGGCGGCGTTCGAGCGCTCGATGTCGACGACTACGACCCCAATGAGGAGCGTCTGAAGGTTCAGCACAGGGACGAGACGCCTCTGAAGAACAAGGAGGACGGCGAGCGATACATCGCGCTGACCACCGAGACCTGCACTGTCGTCGAGGATTGGATCGCGTATGAACGTCCAGACGTTGTCGACGACGAGGGTCGAGAGCCGCTACTGGCGACCAAGCAAGGCCGACCCCACATCTCGACGGTTCGGGACATCGTGTACCGCTGGACGCGACCCTGTCAGTACGGGAGCGGCTGTCCCCACGACCGCGATCCCGACGAATGCGAAGCGGGGAAGCACGGGCACGCCAGCAAGTGTCCGTCGTCCGTCTCTTCGCACGCCGTCCGTCGCGGGGCAATCACGCACTTCCTGACCGAGGATGTCCCGGAGAAGGTCGTCAGTGATCGCATGAACGTCAGCCAGGAGGTACTGGATGAGCACTACGACAGACGGAGCGAGGAGGTGAAGGTCGAACAGCGACGGGAATATCTCGACGGGATGTAG
- a CDS encoding DUF1156 domain-containing protein, translating to MPYPSSGGSAMTDRRPIEISFPIDQVNEIAEKEAHAKRYYRPVYTMHKWWARRLGSVFRTMLLYSLADGEMSVRGERQSTFQEENGLPEIDWDNPDALWEYYLEDVDFDGKTVLDPFMGGGTSIVESLRLGCNAIGSELNPVAWFVVKKEVEPVELDELDAAFEELEASVGEEIQDYYRTECPHCDEHADAMYYFWVKELPCRNCGENVPLFKDYRLSNARSSKDDHYNVICPDCWHIFETDDYRSETTCPECSCEYVPKDAGHVTRKNYTCPHCDEHPEMSIIESVERFGKPEESLYAVEYYCPETDEKGYKPATEFDRELFAEAESEFEEKRSELPIPETERYVGTSDFARKHGYERYDQMFNTRQLLGLSKILSEIDNIEDQNIKELLLLAFSSSLAYNNMFCEYDKPYNKLTGIYKRHTITARHTPVENNVWGTEYGRGTFSGEFDKMRAGKEFCQNPYEKYVENGETKQRDGVGKIEGFVTDDPDRIGDPVEGLEDATYNIHLRCGTSEYLPVEDESVDAVVTDPPYFDNVMYAEVADFYYVWLKQVLEEEYDHFTAELTPKASEAVVDRKGEDNVETFRDEGHFIETLTNVFSESHDKLKDDGIMAFTFHHKDTEGWSSVLKSVLNAGFYVTSLYPIRGEMRGSTHIHEKANIEYDMIVVCRKRAEDPETVSWRSLEDEIYFRAEEEINRLEESGSRLTQGDIFAVTMGKCLEVYSRHFPNVTHEESEMSVDDAVGTIRDIVDEQLMEERIQTLSDEMDALSAVYLTYVLGRGDTVSYNSLNKDLRTRGVDVAELVTERLLQQEGDQLAVLSPEKRAEAIEGKRDPLAIDRAHYLRYLYEADRLAQEFGKWSDTESIAALRRLAEIENDEDYADIADYVEERTDEQLDLDDF from the coding sequence ATGCCTTACCCCTCGTCTGGAGGTTCAGCGATGACGGATCGACGCCCGATCGAGATCTCGTTCCCCATCGATCAGGTAAACGAGATCGCGGAGAAAGAAGCCCACGCCAAGCGGTACTACCGTCCCGTCTACACCATGCACAAGTGGTGGGCGCGACGGCTCGGCTCGGTCTTCCGGACGATGCTACTCTACTCTCTCGCCGACGGGGAGATGTCCGTCCGTGGCGAGCGACAGTCGACGTTCCAAGAGGAGAACGGGCTTCCGGAGATCGACTGGGACAACCCTGACGCGCTCTGGGAATACTACCTCGAAGATGTCGACTTCGACGGGAAAACCGTGCTCGATCCGTTCATGGGCGGCGGGACGAGCATCGTCGAGTCGCTCCGCTTGGGGTGTAACGCCATCGGGAGCGAACTGAACCCCGTCGCGTGGTTCGTCGTCAAGAAGGAAGTCGAGCCGGTCGAACTAGACGAACTCGACGCCGCGTTCGAGGAACTCGAAGCGAGCGTCGGCGAGGAGATTCAGGACTACTATCGAACGGAGTGTCCGCACTGTGACGAGCACGCCGACGCGATGTACTACTTCTGGGTGAAGGAGTTGCCGTGTCGGAACTGTGGGGAGAACGTGCCCCTGTTCAAGGACTATCGGCTCTCGAATGCTCGGTCATCGAAGGACGACCACTACAACGTTATCTGTCCCGACTGCTGGCACATCTTCGAGACGGACGATTATCGTAGTGAGACGACTTGCCCCGAGTGTTCCTGTGAGTACGTCCCGAAAGACGCGGGGCACGTCACGCGGAAGAACTACACCTGCCCGCACTGTGACGAGCATCCCGAGATGTCGATCATCGAGAGCGTCGAGCGATTCGGTAAGCCCGAGGAGTCGCTCTACGCCGTCGAATACTACTGTCCTGAGACGGACGAGAAGGGATACAAACCTGCGACGGAGTTCGACCGAGAACTGTTTGCGGAAGCAGAGTCGGAATTTGAAGAAAAGCGATCAGAGCTACCAATCCCTGAAACAGAGCGGTACGTCGGTACGTCTGACTTCGCTCGGAAGCACGGCTACGAGCGGTACGATCAGATGTTTAACACTCGACAGCTACTCGGTCTCTCAAAAATTCTCAGCGAGATCGACAATATAGAAGATCAAAACATCAAGGAACTCCTCTTATTGGCGTTTTCAAGCTCTCTGGCGTACAATAATATGTTCTGCGAGTACGATAAGCCATATAATAAGCTCACTGGGATCTATAAGCGGCACACGATTACCGCTCGCCACACCCCCGTTGAGAATAACGTCTGGGGGACAGAGTATGGGCGAGGAACATTCTCCGGTGAATTCGACAAGATGAGAGCAGGCAAGGAATTCTGCCAGAACCCCTACGAGAAGTACGTCGAAAACGGTGAGACAAAACAGCGCGACGGCGTCGGGAAGATAGAAGGCTTCGTGACTGACGACCCCGACCGCATCGGCGACCCCGTCGAAGGTCTAGAAGACGCGACCTACAATATCCACCTCCGCTGTGGGACCTCAGAGTACCTCCCGGTCGAGGACGAGAGCGTGGACGCCGTTGTCACTGACCCACCGTACTTTGACAACGTCATGTACGCGGAAGTGGCGGACTTCTACTACGTCTGGCTCAAGCAGGTGCTCGAAGAGGAGTACGACCACTTCACCGCTGAACTCACACCGAAGGCGAGCGAGGCGGTCGTCGATCGTAAGGGAGAGGACAACGTGGAGACGTTCCGAGACGAGGGCCATTTCATCGAGACCCTGACGAACGTCTTCTCGGAGTCCCACGACAAGCTGAAGGATGATGGAATCATGGCCTTCACGTTCCATCATAAGGACACGGAAGGTTGGAGTTCGGTACTCAAGTCGGTGCTCAACGCAGGATTCTACGTCACCTCCCTGTACCCCATCCGCGGGGAGATGCGTGGCTCGACCCATATTCATGAGAAGGCCAACATCGAGTACGACATGATTGTGGTGTGTCGGAAGCGAGCGGAAGACCCCGAAACGGTCAGTTGGCGCTCGCTGGAAGACGAGATCTACTTCCGCGCCGAGGAGGAAATCAATCGCCTCGAAGAGAGCGGCTCGCGGCTCACGCAAGGGGACATCTTCGCCGTGACGATGGGCAAGTGCCTCGAAGTGTACTCCCGTCACTTCCCGAACGTCACCCACGAGGAGAGCGAGATGTCGGTCGACGACGCAGTGGGGACGATCCGCGACATCGTCGACGAGCAGCTGATGGAAGAGCGTATCCAGACCCTCAGCGACGAAATGGACGCCCTCAGCGCCGTCTACCTGACCTACGTGCTCGGTCGGGGCGACACCGTCTCCTACAACTCGCTCAACAAGGATCTCCGGACGCGGGGCGTGGATGTCGCCGAACTCGTCACGGAGCGCCTGCTCCAGCAAGAAGGGGATCAGTTGGCCGTGCTCTCTCCCGAGAAGCGAGCCGAAGCCATCGAGGGCAAACGCGACCCGCTGGCGATCGATCGGGCGCACTACCTCCGATACCTCTACGAGGCCGACCGCCTCGCTCAGGAGTTCGGAAAGTGGAGCGACACCGAGTCGATCGCAGCCCTGCGACGACTCGCAGAGATCGAGAACGACGAAGACTACGCGGACATCGCCGACTACGTCGAGGAGCGTACCGACGAACAGCTCGACCTCGACGACTTCTGA
- a CDS encoding alkaline phosphatase, which produces MTLTSERLESLVEADDPVDVVWEVLWDIWWPPSEGPSEHYDHDREWASVELERTLVDIYWEFYSEVLPWRCVNEASIEVPDDGAFLVMDAMSVREAALFASALEADGYDVDVSYSYATVPSETTPYKNRVGCSDLEREYPSATVRDLDPSLSGDERFVWSRYPDALLENIQEGKTELSSVEDAYDDSLYVFRSILDQLDADRIVVGADHGYVREESGYSFAISEHEKNRLRDTFGGQRFISVDEADADDLVEDRLAVEADGYYMPVGRYTWPVRGKYSVYQHGGLSLMECLTPRLEVQR; this is translated from the coding sequence GTGACGCTGACGAGTGAGCGACTGGAGTCGCTAGTCGAGGCGGACGATCCCGTAGATGTCGTTTGGGAGGTCCTGTGGGACATCTGGTGGCCGCCGTCTGAAGGTCCAAGCGAGCACTACGACCACGACCGAGAGTGGGCATCGGTTGAATTGGAGCGGACGCTCGTCGACATCTACTGGGAGTTTTACAGCGAGGTACTCCCGTGGCGCTGTGTCAACGAGGCGTCGATCGAAGTTCCCGACGACGGTGCGTTCCTCGTCATGGACGCGATGAGCGTCCGCGAGGCTGCACTGTTTGCCTCGGCGCTGGAAGCGGATGGGTACGACGTGGACGTGAGTTACTCGTATGCGACGGTTCCCTCGGAGACGACACCGTACAAGAACCGTGTCGGGTGTTCGGATCTCGAACGGGAGTACCCCTCCGCGACGGTTCGAGACCTCGATCCCTCGCTGTCGGGCGACGAACGGTTCGTCTGGAGCCGATACCCCGACGCCCTGCTGGAGAACATTCAGGAGGGGAAGACCGAGCTATCGTCGGTCGAGGACGCCTACGACGACTCCCTCTACGTGTTCCGGTCGATCCTCGACCAACTCGACGCGGATCGGATCGTCGTCGGGGCGGATCACGGCTACGTGCGGGAGGAGTCGGGATACTCCTTCGCCATTAGCGAGCACGAGAAGAACAGACTTCGAGACACGTTCGGCGGTCAGCGATTCATCAGCGTCGACGAGGCTGACGCGGACGACCTCGTCGAGGATCGGCTGGCGGTCGAGGCGGACGGTTACTATATGCCGGTCGGTCGGTACACTTGGCCGGTTCGCGGGAAATACAGCGTCTATCAACACGGTGGTCTGAGTCTCATGGAATGCCTTACCCCTCGTCTGGAGGTTCAGCGATGA
- a CDS encoding DUF499 domain-containing protein, with translation MQISELLTPRDEVLEGRFQGVLQAHKVTGDDERLENDPNRLLTATYPSNALRNIFDRVADKLNGRDSQGGIMLTGPYGSGKSHGLLVLYHMFNHPTVAQSWADEWDIPIDLPTDSDAAIVSTSETDADLIWEPIYRSAGREDVLEEIDRYPTTDHVEKLAENGTFGVFFDEIESWWESFSEEADRDLLERNRFFLQNLLEVANDPNGDLFAFITLLDRSDRLKEILDRTNPHAEDLNATGDRERIIIHRLFEGTPDDIDESTVRSVVEQYVDSYEFPIEIDEPKRYENRMVETYPFHPELLDLLDSIYEAARERQNVRGVMNVLADTVRQVHDETDLVVTSDVNPRAFRGINRTLFDRFTSDKEELGETEHGVDLLQVILLYTLDDRSQMASTTQCLLGTFKPDETTVDRLHMTLEGLYGTAHYLDKQDGSYFITEDPKLTALITREQERILEENRDRAVEKLVDVVRDEVFDGSVYVYGYDDVPDESKQTFVVTLENISNGTLTSELSAFFEERRYQNTVQFITPKQSVLEDDDIVSKAARVFGAENLRGKVEDEQGELEPLIRDEYRQLRKELEDRYGKWVKWSSTPDGDLRLRRITVDPDIEAVKERIGKDTTYVGEEIVARVRENEGGIRVGSLLNDFLQFRRLPVLLDEGVFYSAVSELQRKGDIVLEGNRANFYVGDLGQYPTEIEDEMTIRHPDKLPESVFSEESDDDEDETGGDDSGGGITDWGGDDETDDKIEDDSNGDDETESTGTERSTETVEVSLEGNSARVLKSTAESRINETTDTATHVRLSYDVDALSKSELIDLIDGLPDGEKIEATVVIERDADE, from the coding sequence ATGCAAATCTCCGAACTTCTCACTCCCCGCGACGAAGTCCTCGAAGGACGATTCCAAGGGGTCCTCCAAGCCCACAAGGTCACTGGCGATGACGAGCGACTTGAGAACGATCCGAATCGCTTGCTCACTGCTACGTACCCCTCGAACGCCCTCCGGAACATCTTCGATCGAGTCGCCGACAAGCTCAACGGGCGAGACAGTCAGGGCGGAATCATGCTTACCGGACCGTATGGCTCCGGTAAGTCCCACGGGCTACTCGTGCTCTACCATATGTTCAATCACCCAACTGTCGCCCAATCGTGGGCCGACGAGTGGGACATCCCGATCGACCTCCCGACGGACTCCGATGCCGCCATCGTCTCGACGAGCGAGACCGATGCGGATCTGATCTGGGAGCCGATCTATCGTAGTGCGGGGCGAGAGGACGTATTGGAGGAGATCGATCGGTATCCCACGACCGATCACGTCGAGAAGTTGGCCGAGAACGGCACCTTCGGTGTGTTCTTCGACGAAATCGAGTCGTGGTGGGAATCGTTCTCCGAGGAGGCCGACAGAGATCTGCTCGAACGCAATCGCTTCTTCCTCCAGAACCTTCTCGAAGTCGCCAACGATCCGAACGGGGATCTCTTCGCTTTCATCACGCTCCTCGACAGGAGCGACCGGCTGAAGGAGATCCTCGACCGAACGAATCCGCACGCCGAAGATCTGAACGCCACGGGCGACCGCGAACGGATCATCATCCACCGGCTGTTCGAGGGGACGCCGGACGACATCGACGAGAGCACGGTTCGATCGGTCGTGGAGCAGTACGTCGACAGCTACGAGTTCCCGATCGAGATCGACGAGCCGAAACGCTACGAGAATCGGATGGTCGAGACCTATCCCTTCCATCCGGAGTTGCTCGACCTGCTCGACAGTATCTACGAGGCAGCCCGCGAACGCCAGAACGTCCGGGGCGTGATGAACGTCCTCGCCGACACCGTCCGTCAGGTACACGACGAGACGGATCTCGTCGTCACCTCGGATGTCAACCCGCGGGCGTTCCGGGGGATCAACCGAACGCTGTTCGACCGATTCACCTCGGACAAAGAGGAGCTTGGAGAAACCGAGCACGGAGTCGACCTGCTTCAGGTGATCCTCCTCTACACGCTCGACGATCGATCCCAGATGGCTTCGACGACCCAGTGCCTTCTGGGAACGTTCAAGCCCGACGAGACGACCGTCGACCGCCTCCACATGACGCTAGAGGGACTCTACGGCACGGCTCACTACCTCGACAAACAGGACGGGAGCTACTTCATCACCGAAGACCCGAAGCTGACCGCGCTGATCACCCGCGAGCAGGAGCGCATCCTCGAAGAGAACCGTGATCGGGCCGTCGAGAAGCTCGTGGACGTTGTCCGAGACGAGGTGTTCGACGGCAGTGTCTACGTCTACGGCTACGACGACGTACCGGACGAGAGCAAGCAGACGTTCGTGGTGACGCTGGAGAACATCTCCAACGGGACACTCACGTCGGAACTGAGTGCGTTCTTCGAGGAGCGACGGTATCAGAACACCGTCCAGTTCATCACGCCGAAACAAAGCGTCCTCGAAGACGACGACATCGTCAGTAAGGCGGCGCGGGTGTTTGGAGCGGAGAATCTTCGCGGCAAGGTCGAAGACGAGCAGGGTGAGCTTGAGCCGCTGATCCGCGACGAGTACCGACAGCTCCGGAAAGAATTGGAGGATCGCTACGGGAAGTGGGTCAAGTGGAGTAGTACCCCGGACGGTGATCTCCGGCTCCGTCGAATCACGGTCGATCCCGACATCGAAGCGGTCAAGGAACGGATTGGGAAGGACACGACCTACGTCGGGGAGGAAATCGTTGCCCGCGTCAGGGAGAACGAGGGTGGTATTCGCGTCGGATCACTTCTCAACGACTTCCTCCAGTTCCGTCGCCTCCCTGTCCTTCTCGACGAAGGTGTGTTCTACTCCGCCGTGAGCGAACTCCAGCGGAAGGGCGATATCGTACTCGAAGGCAATCGAGCCAACTTCTACGTCGGCGATCTCGGTCAGTATCCCACGGAAATCGAGGACGAGATGACGATTCGACATCCCGACAAGCTCCCGGAGTCGGTATTCAGCGAAGAGTCCGATGATGACGAAGACGAAACAGGGGGTGACGACTCGGGAGGAGGCATTACCGACTGGGGAGGAGATGATGAAACGGACGACAAAATCGAGGATGATTCGAACGGAGACGACGAGACCGAATCCACCGGGACGGAGCGGTCGACCGAAACCGTCGAAGTCTCTCTCGAAGGGAACTCGGCACGGGTGCTCAAGAGCACCGCCGAATCGAGAATCAACGAGACGACCGACACTGCCACGCACGTCCGACTGTCCTACGATGTCGACGCCCTCTCGAAGTCGGAACTCATCGACCTCATCGACGGACTTCCGGACGGCGAGAAGATCGAGGCAACGGTGGTGATCGAGCGTGACGCTGACGAGTGA
- a CDS encoding IS630 family transposase gives MGRLDDITLEELYDLKDQIDEGKPRERVLAAIGRKKGDQLDTLADRHGVVEKTIRNWLDRFKEEPIEQAPYDAPRPGGPAKIEGKDRERLFEQLQQPPTELGYDQQAWSAKLLLHHAKEEYGVEYHETYAYDLLKEAGLSLRTARPQHHEADPEEKTEFQETVEKNGPN, from the coding sequence ATGGGTCGGCTTGACGATATCACGCTCGAAGAACTCTACGATCTCAAGGACCAGATCGACGAAGGGAAGCCGCGAGAACGTGTTCTCGCGGCGATCGGGCGCAAGAAGGGCGATCAACTGGATACACTGGCTGACCGCCACGGTGTTGTCGAGAAAACGATTCGCAACTGGCTCGATCGGTTCAAGGAAGAACCGATCGAGCAGGCACCTTACGACGCTCCTCGACCAGGAGGTCCAGCAAAAATCGAGGGCAAAGATCGTGAGCGACTGTTCGAGCAGTTGCAACAGCCGCCGACCGAACTCGGATACGACCAGCAAGCGTGGTCAGCGAAACTCTTGCTTCATCACGCCAAAGAGGAATACGGCGTCGAATACCACGAAACCTACGCGTATGACTTGTTGAAAGAGGCCGGGCTGTCCTTGCGGACAGCACGGCCTCAACATCATGAAGCCGACCCTGAAGAGAAAACTGAGTTTCAGGAGACAGTCGAAAAAAACGGCCCGAACTAA
- a CDS encoding winged helix-turn-helix domain-containing protein produces the protein MGLVPETKIRILEALDEEQAHGYLLAERLDLSHGYIYTHLKELRQEGMIEVVDDSEDKKIYGLTENGEYLLKALTDRN, from the coding sequence ATGGGACTGGTGCCGGAGACGAAGATTCGAATCTTGGAGGCGCTAGACGAGGAGCAAGCGCACGGGTATCTCCTTGCGGAGCGCCTTGACCTCTCTCATGGATACATCTACACTCACCTGAAGGAACTGCGTCAAGAGGGCATGATTGAGGTCGTCGATGACTCCGAGGACAAGAAGATCTACGGACTGACGGAGAATGGCGAGTACCTATTGAAGGCTCTGACCGACCGGAACTGA